Part of the Candidatus Margulisiibacteriota bacterium genome, TTTCCCGTTTGACGTAATCAGTGTTGAGGATACGGACATGGCCGTAGTTCAAACGGATCATGTTGTCAAAAAGATCGTCCATGATCCCCGAGATCAACGACCAGAGGTAGACCGCGATCATGACCGCGATCGCGATCGACAGTCCGGTCAGGACCGACCGGCGCTTGTTGCGGAATATATTTCGCAGGGCAAGTTTAAACACGTTTAAGCGCCTCCGTCGGTTCCATCCGGCTCGCCACCCGTGCGGGATAGATACTGGTCAGGGCGGAAATGACTATCCCGGCGACAAAGGCGGTCACGATCATCTTAATATTCCAGACCCCGTGCGAAACGCCGGTCACCCGATAACCAACATCCCCCACGTCCCTCATTAAATATCCCCAGTTGATCCCGTATTCTACAAAAGGATAATTGATCAGGACTCCAAGCAGACAGCCAAAAATGCTCCCCAGGACGCCGATCATCGCTCCTTCCAGGACAAAAAGCCTGATTATCTCCCCCCTCTTCATCCCCAGGGCGGCCATCATTCCGATTTCCCGGGTCCGCTCAAACGCGGCGAGCAAAATAGTGTTGCTGATGCCGATCAGAGCGATAATAAAAACGCTGAAAAGGACGAATGAAGTCCCTCCCCGCTTGGCCTGGGCAATAGCGACCACGTCGGCGGCCAGCTCCTGCCAGGTCGCGACCTCCAGACCTGGGAGATTCTTTGCCAGCTTGTCCCGAAAATCTTTGGTCCTGGACGGGTCCTTTAGTTTGATATCGATCTCGGTAACAGCTTTCCCCATATCGAGCGAACCCTGCCCCACACCCAGAGGAATAACTACCGCCGCCCAGTCGATCTTGGGATCTTCGGTCTTGAGGAGCCCTTTGATCCGGAGATCGAGCGCCTGATAGGTGTCGTATTTTGTCCTGGTCAGTACGGTAAGATAGTCGCCCACCCCGACGTTGAAATCTTTGGCCAGCCCTTCTCCCACCAGCATCGCCGCCTCGCCGCTTTGAAGAAAAGTCCCGTTAACCACCGCTTGCTTTAAGATAAAGACCGACTGATCATCGGCCGGATCGACCGCGATCCCGACCGCCGGGTACTGGTCGATCCCATCCGAAAGCATGATCCGGAAATTGATCCGGGAGGTCACCCCGGCGACTGCCGGGTCGAGCCCTACTTTTTTAATCAGCGGAGCCGGATCGGCGATCGCTTTGTCCAGGGGAAAATTCTCCTCATCTGCCCGATAACCCCGGTCAAAGATCTTGACGTGGCCGGTTTCGTAATTAATGATCCGGTCAAACGACTCCTGGTCGATCCCGGTCAGCATTGAGTCGACCAGGATCAGCATCGCCAACCCCAGGGCGATCGCCAGAAAAGTTAGGAAGGTCCTGGTAAAATGACGAAAAATATTTCGAAAAGCCAGCTTGACCAGCATCGGTTATCGGCTCCTCTTACTTTTTTTCCAGTCGGCGGAAAAGATCGAATTCAATCTGGCCAGGATCTCCGGTTCAGAAAGTAAGATCCCAAGTTCCCGATTATGGTCCAGCGAAGTAGTGGAAAAGTTTTCTGACCCAAGATAAACTCTGGCTCCGGGCTTGTTTTGATCGGCCAAAACCATTTTGGCATGAATATAAAGAAAGTCGCCGTAATTAGCCGCGACCCCCCCCCGATTCAACTCCCGCCGCCCCCAGGTATTACCATCATACCCGTTGTTCATCAGCTGGGCACTGATAAAGCGGACATCAACCCCGGCCGCCGCTTCTCTGGTCAAGGCATTGATGCATCCCCGGTCCTCCACCTCTTCGTTATAGACCTCGAGCGAAACCCGGGAGGCGCCGATCAAGGAAGTTATTTTTTCCCGGGAATTGACCGGGCTCCAGACCAGCGCTTCGCAGGTCGGCGTAACCGGCCGGTAATCCCAGTCGGCGTTAAAAACCCGGCAGATCTCAGCGACTTCGGCCGGATCGGTGGTAACTATCCCAAAGTCGCGGGTCCCGCCAAAATATTCTGGCTGGAGATTAAAGGTCATAATGATCGCGCTTGTCCCGTCGATCACAAAACTTTTTTGATGGGTCACGGTAAATTCAGAGGTCGCCGCCCTGGTCAAAATACCGGCGCTCTCCAGCGAAGCGACCCCGGACAGAATCGTTTCTCTTTTGGCCGGAGAGAATGAGTAATAGTTATAAATAACTTTGACCTCGACTTTTCTGGCGGCGGCGCTTTGGAGCGCGGCCACTATCTCCGGGTCGTTGATCTCGTATATTGTCAGGCAGATGCTTTTGCTCGCCTTGTTCAAAGCAGCGATTATTCCCCCGCGGCCATCGTCTGGTTCAACGATCAAGGTATGGACTGGAGCAGGCGAAGATGCCGGCGTCGCTATTTGACCGGCTTGACTGGTAACAGAATTGCTGCCGCACGAATAGAGGGTTGCGATCAGGAAAAAAAGAAAAAGACCAAGCTTGATCTGTAAAACTCTTTTCATCGGTTAAATACCCTTTTTCTTATTTCCAGCAGGCTGACGATCATCCCGGTCGACAGGGCGATCAGCGCCAGGCTGACCGGACCGATCGAAACCAGCTGGAGGCGGGAACTGATCGCCGGAACATAGATCCCAACCAGCAGTGATCCGACCGCGCAGATCATCCAAAGGTTAATGGCCAGGTTGCTGAAGATCCCAAGTTCAACCAGCGGCTCCCGGTCGGACCGGGCAATATAAGCCATAAAGATGTGGGCAAAGATCCAGGCGGCAAAAGCATAAGTCTGGGTCTCATGGATCCCCATCTTGTTGAGCAGGGCAAAAAAGTAGACCGCCATGACCGCCGTAAACAAGACCACCCCTTTGATCAAAATATCGGAGATCGTTAAGACATTAAAGATCCTCGCTTTGGGGTCGTGCGGTTTCCGCGAATAAATGTCCTTCTCTTTCGGCTCGTAGACAAAACCGGCCGATGCGGCCAGGTCCATGAAAAGTTCAAGTAAAATTATCTGGATCGGGGCAAAGGGCATCGAAATGCCAAGCAAGACCGGCAGGAGAAAGATCAGGATCAGGGCACTTTTGACCGAGAGATAATATTTCAACCCCTTGAGCAGGTTGTCAAAGAACTTTCGCCCTTCAAATATCCCCTCGGTAATGGTGACAAAATTATCATCCGCCAGGACCGCTTCAGCCGCTTCTTTGGCGACGTCGGTCCCGCGGATCCCCATGGCGATGCCGATATCGGCCCCGCTCAAGGCAAGGGCGTCGTTGATCCCATCACCGGTCACCGCGACGATCTCTTTTTCCCTTTGCAACGCCTGGACGATCCGGTACTTGTGCTGGGGAGAGCTCCTGGCAAAAACCGAAATATCCCTGACCACTACCGCCAGCGCCTGGTCGCTCAATTTATCCAGCTCGTCGCCGGTCAGTACCTTCGCGTCGCCGCTGATCATCCCGACCTGCCGGGCAATGTAGCCGGCAGTTGCCGGATGATCGCCGGTCACCATGATCGTCCTGATCCCGGCCGCGGCGGCGGTAGAAATAGTCTCTTTGACCCCCGCGCGGGGAGGGTCTTCAAAAGAGAGCAACCCGCCAAAATCAAGCCCCTCTTCAAGTTCAGCAAACTGGCCATCGTTCTCATCAAGCGCCAATTTCCGGGAAGCGACCGCGATCACCCGGCGCCCGTTCCCGGTTTCCCGTTCCAGTTCCCGCCTGATATCATTCCCCACAACGCGGCAGGCGGAGAATATTTCTTCCGGAGCGCCGCTCATAAATAGCTCCCGCCCCTCCGGACTGTTGCGGACCACACTCCTGCTCTTGCGGCCGTTAATAAAATCCCGTTGATTGACGATCGTCCCCGTAAAGCCCCCCAGTTCCGCTCCCCTCGTTTTAACCGCCTGGTCAAGAGGAGAAAGAGCGAACTCCGACAAAGCGAGGCGGGCTAAACGAATGATCCTGGCCGGCTCATCGGGATAGAACGCGGCGATAGTCATTTTGTTTTCGGTGATCGTTCCGGTCTTATCGGTAACAATAACCGTGGCGCTCCCCAGGGTCTCTGCCGCTTTGATCTTTTTGACCAAAAACTTATTCCTCGATAAGGTATAGGCTCCAAGCCCAAGGACCATGGTAATAATGATCGGCAGTTCTTCAGGGATGGTGGCAAAAGCGAGCGAGAGCCCGGTCAGGAACATTGTCTTCAGGTCCCCTCCGCGAAACCAGCCGATCAGAGGGATGACGGTGGAAAAGAAGATCGCGACATAGACCAATTGCCCGGCCAGCGTTTTCATTGCCAGTTGAAGCGGTGTTTTAGGAGGACGAACCGTCTTGGCGGTGGCGGCGATCTGGCCAAGCTTGGTCGCGCTGCCGGTAGCGGTCACTACCGCTAAACCTTCGCCGTTGACGATGATCGTCCCGGCACTGACCACCCCCCCGGCATTTTTGTCGACAGGGAACGATTCCCCGGTCAGAGCCGACTCGTCGACCTGGAGACCGAACGCCTTCTCTACCCTGGCATCAGCCGAAACTCTTGCCCCGGTTGACAAGACCAATAAGTCGCCTAATACTACCTCTTCGGAGCGGACCTCAACGATCTGGTCGTCGCGCCAGACCATGGTCAGCGGAGCGGCAAGCTTAGATAGGGAATCGATCGCTTTTTTCGCCCGGTACTCGTTAAATACTTCGGCAAAGACCAAAAGAAAAATAATGATAAAAATAGTCGCCGCGTCCCTTAGCCCGCCCCAGAAACCGTAAAAGAACCCGACCGTGAAAAGAAGGAGGATCATCGGTTCGGTCACTTCGTGCCGGGCAATACTGAAAAAGCTGACCCGCGAAGGCTTAAAGATCTGATTGGGTCCGTATTTTTTGAGGTTGGCTTTCGCTTGTTTCGCAGTTAAACTGCTAATTACCATAACGGTATTATACATCACCATAATTAAAGTCCAAGCTGTTTCCCCAGGCTTGTTTTTGTTAATGATAGTGGTACAATCCCGATAAGCAACGGAAACCTGTGGCAGTATCGCAGCGGTTTCCTGGATTTAATGTATTAATGGGGGGGTTATCGTGAAAATACTTAAAATTGTTCTTTGGGTAATTGCTCTTCTCGCGGTCGCGCTGGTCATCTGGGTTTATTACATGGGTCTTTTCAATAAACTGGAAGTGACCGAACGCGAGGTTGGGCCATACACATTAGTATATGAGGATTATATCGGCCCTTATCAGAATACCGGGGCGGTCGTGCAAGCGGTCTATGATCGATTGGCCAAAGACGGGATCAAACCGACCGACGGTTTCGGCATTTACCTGGACGACCCAAGCAAAGTGAAACAGGAAAAACTGCGGAGCCAGGTCGGCTGTGTGATCAACGAAAACAACCTCCCGCTTTTCTACAAGGTGAGCGATACTTATAAAGTGATCAACTGGAAAAGGGGAAAAGTCCTCGCCACCGAATTCCCGATCCGCAACCCCCTCTCCTACATGTTTGGCCCGATGAAGGCCTATCCCGAACTGGCCAGGTACATGAAAAAGAAGAAGATCACCGAAGACCAGATCGGCTTGTGCATGGAATATTACGATATGGCGAGCAATAAGATTATTTTTATGTTTCAGGTGAAGGGGCGGTAGGCAGAGGCAGAGGCGGGAGAAAGGGCAAGGCAGAGGGCTCGGGCAAGGGCGGGACAATGGGCAAGAAAGAAGGCGGGACGCGGGAAAGCAACCCAAACCCAGACTTTAATTAATGAATAAAATTCTTTTAACTGGCGCAGGTTTTTCTTGTAATTTTGGCGGCTTTTTGTCTGATGAAATTTGGGCACTAATTTTCAACAATCCACTTATTCAAGCCAACGTAAACATTAGAAATAAATTATTAAATGATTTTAATTTTGAATCGGTCTACAATGATATTCTCATTAATTTCCCCCAAAATGATCAAAATATTTTCCAAAACAGTGTAATCGAAGCCTTCAATGTACAAGAACGAAAAATAGATCCAAATGTCATTAATGACAATCTTTTCAAATTCATCTACAAAATTGATTATTTTTTCACTCTAAACCAAGACTTATTAATTGAGCGTTACACGGGAAAAAACCCAAATTATCGCTATAAGCTTCCGCATATACCAGCTGGTTATCCAGTAAACTCTAAGACTTTAAACTATTATGATAAGCATATAAAAATTGACGATGACAAATCAAATATCAAGCCAATCAATCATTCAAATAACAAACAAAAATACTATATCAAGCTTCATGGATCAAAGAATTGGTTCAATACGAACGACCATTTAATGATTCTGGGGAAACAAAAAAGTAAAAAAATATCTACTTCTCCGTTGTTAAATGAATATAAAACACTTTTTGAGGCTATAACAAAACA contains:
- a CDS encoding ABC transporter permease → MLVKLAFRNIFRHFTRTFLTFLAIALGLAMLILVDSMLTGIDQESFDRIINYETGHVKIFDRGYRADEENFPLDKAIADPAPLIKKVGLDPAVAGVTSRINFRIMLSDGIDQYPAVGIAVDPADDQSVFILKQAVVNGTFLQSGEAAMLVGEGLAKDFNVGVGDYLTVLTRTKYDTYQALDLRIKGLLKTEDPKIDWAAVVIPLGVGQGSLDMGKAVTEIDIKLKDPSRTKDFRDKLAKNLPGLEVATWQELAADVVAIAQAKRGGTSFVLFSVFIIALIGISNTILLAAFERTREIGMMAALGMKRGEIIRLFVLEGAMIGVLGSIFGCLLGVLINYPFVEYGINWGYLMRDVGDVGYRVTGVSHGVWNIKMIVTAFVAGIVISALTSIYPARVASRMEPTEALKRV
- a CDS encoding cation-transporting P-type ATPase; translated protein: MYNTVMVISSLTAKQAKANLKKYGPNQIFKPSRVSFFSIARHEVTEPMILLLFTVGFFYGFWGGLRDAATIFIIIFLLVFAEVFNEYRAKKAIDSLSKLAAPLTMVWRDDQIVEVRSEEVVLGDLLVLSTGARVSADARVEKAFGLQVDESALTGESFPVDKNAGGVVSAGTIIVNGEGLAVVTATGSATKLGQIAATAKTVRPPKTPLQLAMKTLAGQLVYVAIFFSTVIPLIGWFRGGDLKTMFLTGLSLAFATIPEELPIIITMVLGLGAYTLSRNKFLVKKIKAAETLGSATVIVTDKTGTITENKMTIAAFYPDEPARIIRLARLALSEFALSPLDQAVKTRGAELGGFTGTIVNQRDFINGRKSRSVVRNSPEGRELFMSGAPEEIFSACRVVGNDIRRELERETGNGRRVIAVASRKLALDENDGQFAELEEGLDFGGLLSFEDPPRAGVKETISTAAAAGIRTIMVTGDHPATAGYIARQVGMISGDAKVLTGDELDKLSDQALAVVVRDISVFARSSPQHKYRIVQALQREKEIVAVTGDGINDALALSGADIGIAMGIRGTDVAKEAAEAVLADDNFVTITEGIFEGRKFFDNLLKGLKYYLSVKSALILIFLLPVLLGISMPFAPIQIILLELFMDLAASAGFVYEPKEKDIYSRKPHDPKARIFNVLTISDILIKGVVLFTAVMAVYFFALLNKMGIHETQTYAFAAWIFAHIFMAYIARSDREPLVELGIFSNLAINLWMICAVGSLLVGIYVPAISSRLQLVSIGPVSLALIALSTGMIVSLLEIRKRVFNR
- a CDS encoding GyrI-like domain-containing protein; translated protein: MKILKIVLWVIALLAVALVIWVYYMGLFNKLEVTEREVGPYTLVYEDYIGPYQNTGAVVQAVYDRLAKDGIKPTDGFGIYLDDPSKVKQEKLRSQVGCVINENNLPLFYKVSDTYKVINWKRGKVLATEFPIRNPLSYMFGPMKAYPELARYMKKKKITEDQIGLCMEYYDMASNKIIFMFQVKGR
- a CDS encoding SIR2 family protein — protein: MNKILLTGAGFSCNFGGFLSDEIWALIFNNPLIQANVNIRNKLLNDFNFESVYNDILINFPQNDQNIFQNSVIEAFNVQERKIDPNVINDNLFKFIYKIDYFFTLNQDLLIERYTGKNPNYRYKLPHIPAGYPVNSKTLNYYDKHIKIDDDKSNIKPINHSNNKQKYYIKLHGSKNWFNTNDHLMILGKQKSKKISTSPLLNEYKTLFEAITKQKANILIIGYSFKDDHINELLINAIENKSNIYVVDIQSPKDFARSIGAFTNDTPFPRLFHNISLTTKIWYGLSGYFQVKEINDLVDKPYISKQLGRIFN